In Cicer arietinum cultivar CDC Frontier isolate Library 1 chromosome 1, Cicar.CDCFrontier_v2.0, whole genome shotgun sequence, one DNA window encodes the following:
- the LOC140918903 gene encoding secreted RxLR effector protein 161-like: MFDYNSVSTPMESILKLSKFEDGQKEYPSIFKILVGKLRYLTCTRPDILYAVGVVSCLMEAPTTTHMKVTKRILCYLKSMLDYGLYYYSSNDFKLFGFCDSDFTGDINDINSTNGFIFFMGDCAFSWRSKKQPIVTLSTCESECVAATSSIFHAIWLRRLLK; the protein is encoded by the coding sequence atgtttgattACAATTCGGTGAGCACACCAATGGAAAGCATATTGAAGTTGTCAAAGTTTGAAGATGGACAAAAGGAGTATCCTTCTATATTCAAAATCCTCGTTGGAAAACTAAGATACTTAACGTGTACAAGGCCTGATATTCTATATGCGGTTGGAGTAGTGAGTTgtttaatggaagctcctactACTACACACATGAAAGTTACTAAGAGGATACTCTGCTACCTAAAAAGTATGCTTGATTATGGACTATATTACTATTCTTCTAATGATTTTAAACTCTTTGGATTCTGTGATAGCGACTTTACGGGAGatataaatgatataaataGTACTAAtggttttatatttttcatgggGGATTGTGCATTTTCGTGGAGGTCAAAGAAGCAACCTATTGTCACACTTTCAACATGTGAGTCAGAGTGTGTAGCAGCAACATCTTCTATTTTTCATGCCATTTGGCTAAGGAGATTATTGAAGTAA
- the LOC101490214 gene encoding hypothetical protein At1g04090-like isoform X1, protein MGNVGILWVCFVLLMAIQAMEVPKAAPVDPISDNKKIFKEKRSRLRPVDNIFKLPITSNSWPEGNGFASGVLDLGKLQVSQVSTFKKVWGAYEGGPDDKGASVYEPSGIPQGYSMLGSYSQPNNKPLFGYVLVAKDVSQSTSNGTLKSPIDYTFVFNTTSFSASQDFSLFIWLPVAPDGYKALGHVVTTTVDKPSLDKIKCVRSDLTDQCETSSWIWGSNNFNFYDVRPSNRGVQAPSVRVGTFIAQIGEASNPPSISCLKNLNSITQIMPNLKQIEAILQVYSPFLYLHPDEKYLPSSVNWFFSNGALLYKKGQESNPVPIAQNGTNLPQDPNTDGEYWIDLPVNDANKERVEIGNIQSGESYVHVKPMLGGTFTDFVMWVFYPFNGPGRAKVKFINIKLGRIGEHVGDWEHVTLRVSNLDGQLWHVYFSQHNHGSWIDSSQLEYQNDTRSVGFPTKRPIVYATLHGHASYPHVGLVLLGYPHAGLVLLGKDGVGARDDTDRGGNVMDLGKFVLVSADYLGKSVIEPPWLNFYREWGPNINFSLDGELKSIEKFLPGKLKDRFENFVRGLPKELLEEEGPIGPKQKNNWSGDEV, encoded by the exons ATAATAAGAAAATCTTCAAGGAAAAGCGATCTCGATTACGCCCGGTTGATAACATATTCAAGCTTCCAATTACATCAAATTCATGGCCAGAAG GTAACGGTTTCGCGAGTGGAGTCCTTGACCTAGGAAAACTACAAGTGTCTCAAGTATCAACATTCAAAAAAGTTTGGGGTGCCTACGAAGGAGGACCGGACGATAAAGGTGCCTCAGTCTACGAACCATCAGGAATACCTCAAGGATACTCTATGTTAGGTAGCTACAGCCAACCAAACAACAAGCCACTTTTTGGATATGTTCTTGTTGCAAAAGATGTTTCTCAAAGCACAAGCAATGGAACTTTAAAATCCCCAATTGATTACACATTTGTATTCAATACTACATCTTTTTCAGCTTCACAGGATTTCTCTTTGTTTATTTGGCTACCAGTGGCACCTGATGGTTACAAAGCTTTAGGCCATGTTGTCACCACAACAGTCGATAAACCTTCACTTGACAAAATAAAGTGTGTAAGATCAGACCTCACTGACCAATGTGAAACTTCTTCATGGATTTGGGGATCCaacaacttcaatttttatGATGTTAGACCATCCAATAGAGGTGTTCAAGCTCCTAGTGTTCGGGTCGGAACCTTTATCGCACAAATCGGCGAGGCTAGTAACCCTCCAtcaatttcatgtttgaagAATCTCAATTCTATTACACAAATAATGCCTAATCTGAAACAAATTGAGGCAATACTTCAAGTTTATTCTCCATTTCTATACTTACATCCTGATGAAAAATACTTACCTTCTTCAGTTAATTGGTTTTTCTCCAATGGAGCATTACTATACAAGAAAGGTCAAGAATCAAATCCTGTTCCAATAGCACAAAATGGAACTAATCTTCCTCAGGATCCTAACACTGATGGTGAATATTGGATAGACTTACCTGTTAATGATGCAAACAAAGAGAGGGTTGAAATTGGAAATATACAAAGTGGTGAATCTTATGTACATGTTAAACCAATGCTTGGAGGAACATTCACTGATTTTGTGATGTGGGTTTTCTATCCATTTAATGGACCTGGAAGAGCAAAAGTaaagtttataaatattaaattagggAGAATAGGTGAACATGTTGGTGATTGGGAGCATGTGACATTAAGAGTAAGTAACTTGGATGGTCAATTATGGCATGTATATTTCTCACAGCATAATCATGGTTCATGGATTGATTCATCTCAACTTGAATACCAAAATGATACTAGAAGTGTTGGTTTTCCAACTAAAAGACCCATTGTTTATGCTACATTACATGGCCATGCATCATATCCACATGTTGGTCTTGTTCTACTAGGGTATCCACATGCTGGTCTTGTTCTACTAGGGAAAGATGGTGTAGGTGCAAGAGATGATACTGATAGAGGTGGAAATGTTATGGATTTGGGAAAATTTGTTTTGGTTTCTGCTGATTATTTAGGGAAATCTGTAATAGAGCCACCATGGTTGAATTTTTATAGGGAGTGGGGtccaaatattaattttagtctAGATGGTGAATTGAAGAGTATTGAGAAGTTTTTGCCTGGAAAACTGAAAGAtcgttttgaaaattttgttaggGGTTTACCAAAGGAACTATTGGAAGAGGAGGGACCTATAGGTCCAAAGCAAAAGAATAATTGGAGTGGTGATGAAGTTTGA
- the LOC101490534 gene encoding uncharacterized protein: MATSQNSQPSLPLHLCFFLLTLLIFLGFSWYSNYEPIIDSIMDQVKMVLMISPLLLLIVLHFLSNYGDGGLLSSLIPLPEKESLHRAGGTPWGVGLFLVLLLFMISYQSSFQERWFPLLSR, translated from the coding sequence ATGGCCACAAGTCAAAACTCTCAACCATCTCTCCCTTTACACCTCTGTTTCTTCCTACTTACCCTTCTAATCTTCCTTGGTTTCTCATGGTACTCAAACTATGAACCAATAATTGATAGCATAATGGATCAAGTAAAGATGGTTCTAATGATTTCACCACTTCTTCTTCTCATAGTTCTTCACTTTCTTTCAAACTATGGTGATGGAGGTCTTTTGTCTTCTTTAATTCCTTTGCCAGAGAAAGAATCACTTCATAGAGCTGGTGGAACTCCTTGGGGTGTTGGATTgtttcttgttcttcttcttttcatgATATCTTATCAATCTTCCTTTCAAGAACGTTGGTTTCCTCTTCTCAGCAGGTGA
- the LOC101490214 gene encoding hypothetical protein At1g04090-like isoform X2, whose protein sequence is MLGSYSQPNNKPLFGYVLVAKDVSQSTSNGTLKSPIDYTFVFNTTSFSASQDFSLFIWLPVAPDGYKALGHVVTTTVDKPSLDKIKCVRSDLTDQCETSSWIWGSNNFNFYDVRPSNRGVQAPSVRVGTFIAQIGEASNPPSISCLKNLNSITQIMPNLKQIEAILQVYSPFLYLHPDEKYLPSSVNWFFSNGALLYKKGQESNPVPIAQNGTNLPQDPNTDGEYWIDLPVNDANKERVEIGNIQSGESYVHVKPMLGGTFTDFVMWVFYPFNGPGRAKVKFINIKLGRIGEHVGDWEHVTLRVSNLDGQLWHVYFSQHNHGSWIDSSQLEYQNDTRSVGFPTKRPIVYATLHGHASYPHVGLVLLGYPHAGLVLLGKDGVGARDDTDRGGNVMDLGKFVLVSADYLGKSVIEPPWLNFYREWGPNINFSLDGELKSIEKFLPGKLKDRFENFVRGLPKELLEEEGPIGPKQKNNWSGDEV, encoded by the coding sequence ATGTTAGGTAGCTACAGCCAACCAAACAACAAGCCACTTTTTGGATATGTTCTTGTTGCAAAAGATGTTTCTCAAAGCACAAGCAATGGAACTTTAAAATCCCCAATTGATTACACATTTGTATTCAATACTACATCTTTTTCAGCTTCACAGGATTTCTCTTTGTTTATTTGGCTACCAGTGGCACCTGATGGTTACAAAGCTTTAGGCCATGTTGTCACCACAACAGTCGATAAACCTTCACTTGACAAAATAAAGTGTGTAAGATCAGACCTCACTGACCAATGTGAAACTTCTTCATGGATTTGGGGATCCaacaacttcaatttttatGATGTTAGACCATCCAATAGAGGTGTTCAAGCTCCTAGTGTTCGGGTCGGAACCTTTATCGCACAAATCGGCGAGGCTAGTAACCCTCCAtcaatttcatgtttgaagAATCTCAATTCTATTACACAAATAATGCCTAATCTGAAACAAATTGAGGCAATACTTCAAGTTTATTCTCCATTTCTATACTTACATCCTGATGAAAAATACTTACCTTCTTCAGTTAATTGGTTTTTCTCCAATGGAGCATTACTATACAAGAAAGGTCAAGAATCAAATCCTGTTCCAATAGCACAAAATGGAACTAATCTTCCTCAGGATCCTAACACTGATGGTGAATATTGGATAGACTTACCTGTTAATGATGCAAACAAAGAGAGGGTTGAAATTGGAAATATACAAAGTGGTGAATCTTATGTACATGTTAAACCAATGCTTGGAGGAACATTCACTGATTTTGTGATGTGGGTTTTCTATCCATTTAATGGACCTGGAAGAGCAAAAGTaaagtttataaatattaaattagggAGAATAGGTGAACATGTTGGTGATTGGGAGCATGTGACATTAAGAGTAAGTAACTTGGATGGTCAATTATGGCATGTATATTTCTCACAGCATAATCATGGTTCATGGATTGATTCATCTCAACTTGAATACCAAAATGATACTAGAAGTGTTGGTTTTCCAACTAAAAGACCCATTGTTTATGCTACATTACATGGCCATGCATCATATCCACATGTTGGTCTTGTTCTACTAGGGTATCCACATGCTGGTCTTGTTCTACTAGGGAAAGATGGTGTAGGTGCAAGAGATGATACTGATAGAGGTGGAAATGTTATGGATTTGGGAAAATTTGTTTTGGTTTCTGCTGATTATTTAGGGAAATCTGTAATAGAGCCACCATGGTTGAATTTTTATAGGGAGTGGGGtccaaatattaattttagtctAGATGGTGAATTGAAGAGTATTGAGAAGTTTTTGCCTGGAAAACTGAAAGAtcgttttgaaaattttgttaggGGTTTACCAAAGGAACTATTGGAAGAGGAGGGACCTATAGGTCCAAAGCAAAAGAATAATTGGAGTGGTGATGAAGTTTGA